TCCAACAATAACGGTCAGTTTCCGGGAAACGTCGGTCTACTGGCGACCGACGGCGCTCTGAGACAGGCGGGATTCAAAACCCACAGGATCATCGGCGAGATGGATGACGAGGAGACCATCGCCAAGGTCATCGATTGGATCAGGGCCAGCGAGGCGGTCACGACCATCAAAAATGAGGTCTATGGCTGTTACGGCGGCCATTCGATGGGAATGGAAACCGGTTTCCCGCATCTGACGCCCACCCTTAAATCGCTCGGTTTGACCGTCCGACAGATCGATCAACTGCTGCTGGTTAAGATGATGGAACAGGTGGACGAGTCGGAGGTGGAGAGAGGATTCGAGTGGTTTACCGAGATGTTGGGCGACAGGATCAGATATGACGGCAAAATGCTTACCCCCGAAACGCTCAAGACACAGATAAGGCTTTATCTGGCAATGGAGATGGTCAACAGGGAAAAGGGTTTCGATTTCTGCGGATTGAAGGGCCAGAGAGAACTGACGGAGTACGTCTGTCTGGGAGATGTCCCTGAGATGCTGATGAACGATCCGTATGACTGGCGCGGGCCGAAGGAACCTACGGTCTGCTCCACAGAGGCCGATACCTACGCTGCCATCACGATGCAGCTTTTAAAATACCTCTCCGGAGGCCTACCGACCATCTTCATGGATGTGAGGCTGTACCACCCCGATCTGGATATCTGGGATTGGTGCAACTCGGGCAATCATCCCAGCTATTTCGCTGCCAGATCCTTCGATCCGAAGGAGAACTTCAAGAAGATCACGTTGCATCCGGCTCTGGAATTCTACTTCAAAGCCGGGGGAGCATCCGTGGAATTTGATGCTGCGCCGGGAGAAGTGACGTTCGCAAGGTTAGGTCTATGGGATCAAAAACCATATATGGTAATCGTCCCCGGCGAGGTGGTAGAGCTGGACGAGGAAACGAGAAGGAGGATCAACGAGGAGACCAACCCGACATGGCCACATGTCCACGCAAGGCTGGAGTGCAGCTTCGAGGAGTTTATAACCGTTTTCCCGTGCAACCATGTCCTGGGCGTAGAAGGGGATAGGGTGAGAGCCTTGACGTATCTTTGCGAGATCGCTGGCATTACGCCGATCATCCTCGGCCCCCGAGCCAAAGAGAGAATCGCTCCCATCTGGGAACGGGTGAGGTGACAACATAGCGGGGAGGACGGGGGAGATTTCTCCTCTGTCCCCTCTGAATCAAGTAAAGTGATGCCGGAGAAGGCTGGACACAGGTTCAGGAGATGAAGGCGCTTATAATTTTAGATGATTCGGTGATGCCCTAACCTTCGATCTCCACGCTTAAAAGATGATCTCGCCATTTCCGTCGAACAGATGGATCTTTTCAGATCTGAACCTGATCCATATCTCCTGGCCGATCAAAGGCTCGAGAGAGGATTCCGCCTTAACGATAAGGAGTCTGCCGCCCACCTCTACCTCAATGATATTATATCCTCCGAGCGTCTCGACGACGTAGACCTTTCCTTTGATCGATCCTTCCCCCTGTGCGGCATCTATCAGGATATCCTCAGGCCTGATGCCGAAGATCAGCCTCCTGCTGTCGAAACGCCTGATCGTTTTCACTCGCTCCGGAGGCAGAGGTAGGATGAAGGCTGAGGGGCCGATATCCAGGTATGTCCCGCCATTCCTCAATTTAACCTCGCATGGGAGCAGGTTCATACTGGGGCTGCCGACAAAATCGGCGACGAAGGTGTCAGCCGGTCTGTTGTATATCTGTTCGGGTGTGCCAATCTGTATGATCCTGCCTTCGTTTATAACGGCGATCACATCGGCCATCGACATCGCCTCGGCTTGATCGGGCGTCGCGTAGAGAAAAGTGGCGCCAAAATCGCTCTGTAACCTCTTCAGTTCCGTCCTCATCTCCTCCCTTAACTTCGCATCCAGGGCGCTTATCGGCTCATCAAGCAGGAACAGATTCGGCTCCCTGACCATCGCCCTTCCCAAGGCGACCCTCTGTTTTTCACCTCCACTTAGCTGGACGGGTTTTCTGTCGAGCAAGTGGGATATGTGAAGTATATCGGCGATCCTTTTGACCCTCATTTCGATCTCACTCCGATCCATCCCTCTGGCCTTGAGAGGTGAGCCGATGTTTTCGAAGACGGTATATCTCGGATAGAGAGCTAGGTTCTGGAACACAAAGGCCATATCCCTCTCCTGAGGAGGCAGATCCGTTATTCTTCTCCCGTCCAGATAGATCTCTCCCTCATCTGGCTTCTCCAGCCCTGCCGTTATACGAAGGGTGGTTGTTTTGCCTGCTCCCGTCGGTCCCAGCAGAACGGTGAATTTCCCCGATTTGACTTCGATCGAGAGCTTTTTCACCGCCTGAACGCGTCCGAACCTTTTTGAGATCTCCTCCAGTCTCACCTCCGCCATAGCTTTTCGCCCTCCATGCTTACGAGCGCCTGTTCGGTCTGTGCGTCGAACAGGCATATCTCCTTGAAGGATATACCCAATCGCTCGCCTCTTTTGGGCTTGAAATCCGAAGCGGATATCGCCTTTATCATCTGATCGCCCACCTTCAGGTTGATGATGTTGATCGATCCCATCGGTTCCAACAGATCGACGACGACCTCCAACGAACAATCGCCCTCGGCTTTTGGGCTAAGCTCGATGTTCTCGGGACGAACTCCCAGAATAACCCTTGTATCCGAAAGTCTACCGAGGTGTTCTCCGACCTCACGGCTTATAGATATGGCAAAGGCATTTCCATCGCCGATCAATTTTCTCTCCTCTCTGACACACCTGCACTTTATGAAATTCATACCCGGGCTTCCTATAAAATTGGCGACGAAGAGATTCGCAGGATCGTGATAAACCTCCTTGGGAGTACCGATCTGTTGGATGAGTCCATCGTTCATGACTATTATCTTATCGGCCATCGACATAGCTTCTATCTGGTCGTGTGTCACGTATATAGCCGTGATGCCTAAGCTCCTTTGAAGTCTTTTAAGCTCACCTCGCATCCTTTCGCGGAGTTTTGCGTCGAGGTTGCTGAGCGGTTCATCTAGGAGGAAAACCTTCGGCCTTCGCACTATAGCTCTTCCGAGAGCGGTTCTCTGTCTCTGGTCCGCCGTGAGAGATCGGGGTTTCCTATCGGCCACATCTCCGATCTCTAGGAGCTCCAGCACTTCGTCCACCCTACGTTTGATCTCCTCCCTGGAAAGTCCCTCAGCCCGAAGGGGAAATGCGATGTTATCCCGGACTGTCAGATGGGGATAAAGGGCGTAGAATTGGAAGACAAAGGCGATGTTACGCTGAGCAGGCGTCAGATCGTTCACCCTTTCTCCGTCGAAAAGGATATCACCCCTATCAGGTCGTTCAAGCCCCGCTATGCATCTGAGGGTGGTGGTTTTACCACATCCTGAAGGGCCGAGCATCACGACGAATTCGCCGTCGTCCACCTCAAAGCTTATATCCCTGACCGCCTCCACCTTGCCGAAAGTCTTACGGAGTTTATCAACCTGAACTCTCGCCATCTTCCCCCACCTTGATATGAGAGCTCACGATATAGAGAATCGTGCCCACACCCAGAAATCCGAACCCTTTCGGATACAGCCGGAAGGTGAAAGGCTGACACATAAGGAGTATGCCGATCAAGATTGAAGCCGTCGCGGCCCACATCATAAGTTTCGATATTCTACCCATATCTCACCTCTGAGGATAGCCCATAAACAACGCATGCAGCGCCGATATCGTCCATGGATGTTATGATACAAAAGTTACCCGAGAGGGTCAAGGGG
This genomic stretch from Candidatus Poribacteria bacterium harbors:
- a CDS encoding fucose isomerase; this translates as MKSTPIGIVMLTDERPHVHTQTDAQNMEVVKGWARIIREKARNADGSSYEVVVASQIVHDVRSAQKVGEELSKANVKQLIMCYNVWNFPFLAWPLVNSIGRDIPILSLSNNNGQFPGNVGLLATDGALRQAGFKTHRIIGEMDDEETIAKVIDWIRASEAVTTIKNEVYGCYGGHSMGMETGFPHLTPTLKSLGLTVRQIDQLLLVKMMEQVDESEVERGFEWFTEMLGDRIRYDGKMLTPETLKTQIRLYLAMEMVNREKGFDFCGLKGQRELTEYVCLGDVPEMLMNDPYDWRGPKEPTVCSTEADTYAAITMQLLKYLSGGLPTIFMDVRLYHPDLDIWDWCNSGNHPSYFAARSFDPKENFKKITLHPALEFYFKAGGASVEFDAAPGEVTFARLGLWDQKPYMVIVPGEVVELDEETRRRINEETNPTWPHVHARLECSFEEFITVFPCNHVLGVEGDRVRALTYLCEIAGITPIILGPRAKERIAPIWERVR
- a CDS encoding ABC transporter ATP-binding protein; the protein is MAEVRLEEISKRFGRVQAVKKLSIEVKSGKFTVLLGPTGAGKTTTLRITAGLEKPDEGEIYLDGRRITDLPPQERDMAFVFQNLALYPRYTVFENIGSPLKARGMDRSEIEMRVKRIADILHISHLLDRKPVQLSGGEKQRVALGRAMVREPNLFLLDEPISALDAKLREEMRTELKRLQSDFGATFLYATPDQAEAMSMADVIAVINEGRIIQIGTPEQIYNRPADTFVADFVGSPSMNLLPCEVKLRNGGTYLDIGPSAFILPLPPERVKTIRRFDSRRLIFGIRPEDILIDAAQGEGSIKGKVYVVETLGGYNIIEVEVGGRLLIVKAESSLEPLIGQEIWIRFRSEKIHLFDGNGEIIF
- a CDS encoding ABC transporter ATP-binding protein yields the protein MARVQVDKLRKTFGKVEAVRDISFEVDDGEFVVMLGPSGCGKTTTLRCIAGLERPDRGDILFDGERVNDLTPAQRNIAFVFQFYALYPHLTVRDNIAFPLRAEGLSREEIKRRVDEVLELLEIGDVADRKPRSLTADQRQRTALGRAIVRRPKVFLLDEPLSNLDAKLRERMRGELKRLQRSLGITAIYVTHDQIEAMSMADKIIVMNDGLIQQIGTPKEVYHDPANLFVANFIGSPGMNFIKCRCVREERKLIGDGNAFAISISREVGEHLGRLSDTRVILGVRPENIELSPKAEGDCSLEVVVDLLEPMGSINIINLKVGDQMIKAISASDFKPKRGERLGISFKEICLFDAQTEQALVSMEGEKLWRR